GGTTGAGGTTAAGAATTTCCTTAGCCTTAACCTTAACCTTAACCTTAACCTGTTTTTCCTTGCCTACTGCCTACTCCTTCTGAAAACTGTAAGGCCTCGCGGCTTAAGTCTTCTATTGTAATAGAATCTAAAAATTCTTTTATCTTGTCGGCCAGCCCTTTCCAAACCCGCTGCGTAACACATCTATTTGTCCTCGCGCAGACGGCAGGGTCCGCGTCAAGGCATGCAACAGGATTTAAAGATTCCTCAACTACAGTTATTACCTCTCCCACCTTTATCTCGCTTGCAGACCGCGCAAGAACATAACCGCCGCCGGGTCCCCTGACGCTTTTTACAATATTACCCCTCCTGAGCTTGACAAAGAGCTGTTCAAGATAGGCCAGCGATATGTCTTCGCTGTCAGATATATCCTTTAGTGTTATTGGTCCGCCATTTGCATGACAGACCAAGCTGACCATTGCCCTCACAGCATATTGTCCTTTAGTAGATAACCTCATAATTTTAGCAAATTCTAATATACCTTAATAATTTTGTCAAGTATTTTGTTAGTCGATGATTTCATCCCGAAAAAGACCGAAAAACAGATTCAATGCAAGCAAAAGCATACCCAGTAATAATCCGCCAACGCCCATATACGTTAGCGCCTCGGTTATAAAATGATGATGCGCTGCCTCCCTGCCGATGTAGGGCGCAAGGAAGAACATATTGAACCACGCAAGCGGATAAAGTCCACTTAGTCCAATCAGGAAAGACGAAACCGCTTTTAAGCGTTGCCTCATATCAGTGAACATCAGCAAGATAATTAGTCCGAGGGAAAATGCCGCTATACCCGTGGCGTGAAAATGAGCCCGTTGCGCATAGCGCCATATCTTATTTTTACCTTGTACATCGTGAACCTCAGGATGAGCCTTGACCTGCTCTGTGATAAAGGCCTTATAAGCATCTTCCTTTACACCGAACGAGACGCCCATACCCACTCCAAAGAGCATACCCAGAAGAACCATAGCCAAACCAATCTTTACTGTCCTTAACTTTTCTGCCATATCATGACCTCCGTATAATATTCTCTATGCATCTAATCATAGCTTATACAAACAACCCGTAAAAACTTTACTTACACATTCTCGCTTTCCTTTTTTTCTTTTGCTGCCTCGGGCGCAAGGTCGCTGGTATCTTTTTCAGACGCTTCTATCAAGGTCATTGGTCTTTCTGATTCATCGCCATTTCCAGCCTCATCGAAGCATTGCACATACCCGCACTTTGGGCACTTTATCTCAACAAAACATACCTCGCCCTTCATAAGAAGTCTCCTGCATTTTTTGCATCGTATATTCTTCTGCATTCGGGAATTCGACTTAAAGTGAGGATTATATATGGTCTTTGGCTCTTTAAACACTTTTTTGTTCAAATATATCCCTCCGTAGTTCCTTCCGTAACGGGTCTTTTTGATTATGATAATCGTTTTCATAATACCATTTTTTTATTTTCTGTCAAGATTTTTTTTGATTTATTTATTAAGGAACCTCTTCCGGTTAGTTATTTCTGCACACTGTGGCGAAACTTATAGGCGTCGAATTAAGCCGGCGACATTATTGTTTTTCATCCATCTTTTCCTTGAAATAAGGAACCAGTGTTTTATCACCCTCCTTACGGTACGGATGATTTGAAAGCTCTTCAATCCGTTCCCGGCTTATCTCCTGCCCCTCCGCAGGAGTCATGATTATATGCGGGGTAACGAGCAATATGAGCTCGCTCTTTATTTTTACATCCACGTCACGGCGAAAGAGCATGCCAAGCAGAGGAATGTCTCCCAAAAGCGGCACCTTTGTTGTTTCTTTGTTGATCGTGTTGCGGATCAAGCCGCCTATTGCCACGGTCAGATTATCTTTAACAACCACGGTCGCTGTCAGATTGGCAGTATTGACCGTATCAATGGGAAATTCTTGAACCGTCCCTCCTACGGACACGATAGGGATACTCGCACTGGCGCTCAATACAGACGACGAGTCCTGTTGAATTAATATGGTTACCGTTCTATCGGCATTTATCTTAGGTTTGATAATAAGCGTATTACCGATGCCCCGAACCTCGGTAATCGGCTCCACAAGGGAGGTTGTCGGACCGGTAGCAGATGTGACAATTTTAGTATTAACACCGGTAATCAATACCCTCTCCTCTCCAACAAAGACTCTTGAAGGCTGATCATTAGATGCCAGTATCAGAGGGGTAGACAACATGGTAATGCGATTGTCGCGTTGAAAAAGTTGAATCCTTGCCCGTATCTTGTCGTTCAGGAACTGATATACAAGGGTGCCCCCTTCGAGGGGGAAATTACCCAACCCAAGAACATTCTTGGCGCCTATGGAAGCTTGGAGACTCATGGGATTGGGCGGCTGGGTTGTTGCCGGTCCAGTGGATCGCTGCCCTTCCTGGAAATCAAGGTCAAAAATAGAACGGTACGTATCATCGAGTGTAAGCTCAAGTATCTTCATCTCCAGAAGAACCTGGGGAGTCGGCCTATCTATCTCCAGAATAATCTTTTCAATATCCTTCATAGCCGCAGTATCGCTGGTGCGCACAATCATGAGATTGTGCCGGCGATTCACGGTGATATAGATGGGCGGTTCCTGTTTATAAACCCCTTTGGTAGCATCCAAAGAAACGCCATGCTGATCCTTATCCTTCTTGCGGCGCTCAAGCTCAGCGATCTGATCCGAGGTCAATGACTCACCCAGCATCTTTTTTTCAATAGTCTGGCCGCCGCCCCCTGTTTGCAACATACCTCCGCCTTGCAACATATTTCCGCCTTGCAACATATCTCCGCCTTGCAACATATCTCCGCTTGATACCTGACGGGAGAATTGTCCGGCGCTGGCGCCAAACCCTAAAGTAAATGCCGACGTATCTTCAGTGGTACCCAGTGAAAGTATTACCCTCTCACCGTAGAGATCCCGCACTGCCGTGCTTGCGCCTATGACATTTGGGTGCAACAGTGTAAAGACCCGTGTAACATCCTCTTTGAAAACAACAAGGTCTTTCTGATACTCTTCGGTGGTCATGATGCGGAATGTATCGCTTTCTTTATCGCGGCGATACCATAAGCCGCTGATCTTGCAGATGGTATCTATTATGTCGCGAACCGTAACCTGCTGTATATAGAGGGTGACCTCTTTCTGCCCGGCAGCCTCTGTTGCAACTATGTTGACGTTGAACCCCTCAGAAATAAGACGGGCGGCATCCACAATCTTTGCCTTCTTGAGATCAAACTGTTTAACCTTCAATTCCGCTTCCGTTACTGCTACGGCTTCATCCTGCGCCGAACCACCTTTGGCCATCAAGACTAAGAAACACAAGATAAGAAAGAAAAGCAAAAACCGCCCCGCCCCCCTTTGACGGTTGCTCTCTTTGTTGTTGAAGAAACGCATCATCGCACCACCATGACTCGTCCTAATGTCCCGACATCCACTATTACACTATTGTTGACAATATCTTTTATTCTGAGAACTATATTTTGCCTCGGATATTGAAGACTGATGGTGTCCTCTCTATGGACGATATATATGCCGAATCCCTGTATATCCAGAAGGGCTACCGGCGATCTATCCACTCCTTCTATAAGACCTTTCAATTGCATAAGTGGTATCTCCCCTTTCTGCTGCACTGACTGCTTTATCTGTTCGGTAGTGACAAATGGATCCATAGGCTTAACTTGAAGAGGGCTTGCCGGAATAGACTGAGCTTGCTTTTCCTTTGATTCATAAGAAACCTTTTTTTTATCATCTGCAAACCCAACGGTATGCAAGAATAATAAAATTATCACGAATAGGGCGATCTCATGTTTATTGCCGTATTTCATCATGGCGTTACTTCTCATTTTGTTTCTCCTTTTCTATCACCGCTTTTAAAATGTTATTTATTGCCCGTTGCCAGGCGAAAGATGGCCTGGAAAAAGGCAAAGTAGACAAACCCTACGATCCCTCCTATAACGATTATCATAACGGGCTCTACCATGGCGCTCATCCGTTTTATCCTCTCTTCAAGCTCCTGGTCATAAAAATTACTCAACTCATCGAGAACGTGCACCAGGGCTCCGGTACGTTCACCTACAGCCACGACCTGCGACACAAGGGTCGGAATTGCAGGATGGCGCAATGCCCCGGACAGGTCCTTTCCCGAAAGTATATGGTCTGCGGCATCTTTCAGGCAGCTCGCAATTGCCCTGTTTCCCAGAATTCCCGGTATCGTCCTCAGAGATTCGAGCAGCGTCACCCCACTGTGGAGAAGCATGGAAAGGGTTCTGCACAGCATGGCCATTGCCCCCACAGTCAAGAGATTGCCCACTACAGGTAGCATTAAAAGTCCTCTATCCATCTTCTGTCGTCCTGTTTCGGATACGTAGAGAACAACAATGCCGGCCGTGAGGAGCGCCGCTCCCAACAGGATGAAAATGGCGTAGGTCGTGGCAAATCCCGAGATATTCATCAAGAGCTGGGTTGACCAGGGGAGCGACACATTTCTATGCGCAAAGAACTTGGCAAACTTCGGAATTACCATCCACACGAGGAATATCACCACTGCAAAGGATGTCACAACAACAA
The DNA window shown above is from Deltaproteobacteria bacterium and carries:
- a CDS encoding Rrf2 family transcriptional regulator, coding for MRLSTKGQYAVRAMVSLVCHANGGPITLKDISDSEDISLAYLEQLFVKLRRGNIVKSVRGPGGGYVLARSASEIKVGEVITVVEESLNPVACLDADPAVCARTNRCVTQRVWKGLADKIKEFLDSITIEDLSREALQFSEGVGSRQGKTG
- a CDS encoding Com family DNA-binding transcriptional regulator — encoded protein: MKTIIIIKKTRYGRNYGGIYLNKKVFKEPKTIYNPHFKSNSRMQKNIRCKKCRRLLMKGEVCFVEIKCPKCGYVQCFDEAGNGDESERPMTLIEASEKDTSDLAPEAAKEKKESENV
- a CDS encoding type II secretory pathway, component PulD, with the protein product MAKGGSAQDEAVAVTEAELKVKQFDLKKAKIVDAARLISEGFNVNIVATEAAGQKEVTLYIQQVTVRDIIDTICKISGLWYRRDKESDTFRIMTTEEYQKDLVVFKEDVTRVFTLLHPNVIGASTAVRDLYGERVILSLGTTEDTSAFTLGFGASAGQFSRQVSSGDMLQGGDMLQGGNMLQGGGMLQTGGGGQTIEKKMLGESLTSDQIAELERRKKDKDQHGVSLDATKGVYKQEPPIYITVNRRHNLMIVRTSDTAAMKDIEKIILEIDRPTPQVLLEMKILELTLDDTYRSIFDLDFQEGQRSTGPATTQPPNPMSLQASIGAKNVLGLGNFPLEGGTLVYQFLNDKIRARIQLFQRDNRITMLSTPLILASNDQPSRVFVGEERVLITGVNTKIVTSATGPTTSLVEPITEVRGIGNTLIIKPKINADRTVTILIQQDSSSVLSASASIPIVSVGGTVQEFPIDTVNTANLTATVVVKDNLTVAIGGLIRNTINKETTKVPLLGDIPLLGMLFRRDVDVKIKSELILLVTPHIIMTPAEGQEISRERIEELSNHPYRKEGDKTLVPYFKEKMDEKQ
- a CDS encoding type II secretion system F family protein, producing MARFQYSAVDERGEENSGTIEAADTRAAADILRRQGLFVAQLCAASSETAVPAEEGMRSLSLTQALKGLRRVKKRDIIFFLQQTALMLRSGLTLLQALAVSQGQQGTKPRFAAAIVRMGDAVRSGKSFSQALSGEGRLFPTIAVKLVENAEVSGELDMILDRIALHIQRNMELKSKLLTSLLYPAIVVVTSFAVVIFLVWMVIPKFAKFFAHRNVSLPWSTQLLMNISGFATTYAIFILLGAALLTAGIVVLYVSETGRQKMDRGLLMLPVVGNLLTVGAMAMLCRTLSMLLHSGVTLLESLRTIPGILGNRAIASCLKDAADHILSGKDLSGALRHPAIPTLVSQVVAVGERTGALVHVLDELSNFYDQELEERIKRMSAMVEPVMIIVIGGIVGFVYFAFFQAIFRLATGNK